From Spirosoma aerolatum, one genomic window encodes:
- a CDS encoding ROK family protein — MASVEYLGIDVGGTNVKMGIVDANTGKISNFYSHDTISWRESGHFIERFGDAVALQLLNNKDVKKVGIGLPGMLNRERTIPLEITAIPEINGEPMVELLTKRFPGIQFFLANDANAAALGEYYFAEERITENYIFITLGTGVGGAAIINKKIFTGGDGNAMEPGHIPSRNGRVLERNIGKVELLQLANERRKSYTGETHLPDDGNISTTGLVAAAAEGDELALQIWTEVGEMLGEGLAALIKILDIKQVLIGGGLSASFDYILPAVNKTLDYWLNPYYKNGLSIKRATLGNDAGLLGAASLCFE, encoded by the coding sequence ATGGCTTCCGTTGAGTATTTAGGTATTGACGTTGGCGGCACAAACGTCAAAATGGGCATTGTCGATGCCAATACGGGTAAAATTTCAAATTTCTACAGCCACGACACCATCAGTTGGCGCGAATCGGGCCACTTTATCGAGCGCTTTGGCGATGCCGTTGCCCTTCAGCTGTTAAATAACAAAGACGTAAAAAAAGTAGGTATCGGTCTGCCCGGTATGCTGAATCGTGAACGTACGATTCCGCTCGAAATCACGGCGATTCCAGAAATCAATGGGGAGCCGATGGTCGAGTTGCTAACTAAGCGCTTTCCGGGCATTCAGTTTTTTCTGGCGAACGATGCCAACGCTGCGGCTTTAGGCGAGTATTATTTTGCCGAAGAGCGTATTACCGAAAACTACATCTTCATCACACTGGGCACGGGTGTTGGTGGAGCTGCTATCATTAATAAGAAAATTTTTACCGGGGGCGATGGGAATGCTATGGAGCCTGGCCACATTCCTTCGCGGAATGGTCGGGTACTGGAACGTAACATCGGAAAGGTAGAATTGCTCCAACTGGCTAATGAGCGCCGGAAAAGCTATACCGGCGAAACGCATTTGCCTGACGATGGTAATATTTCGACCACTGGATTAGTAGCGGCTGCCGCTGAAGGCGACGAACTGGCCCTGCAAATCTGGACGGAAGTAGGCGAAATGTTAGGCGAAGGCTTAGCGGCTCTGATCAAGATTCTGGATATTAAACAGGTACTAATTGGTGGAGGGTTATCAGCTTCCTTCGATTATATTTTACCTGCTGTAAATAAAACGCTCGATTACTGGCTGAATCCGTACTATAAAAACGGCCTAAGCATCAAACGGGCCACGCTTGGTAACGATGCAGGTTTACTGGGTGCTGCATCGCTTTGTTTTGAATAA
- a CDS encoding SDR family oxidoreductase — MNPLLVVTGGTKGIGRAIADRFITEGFDTIVCARSVEGIEGPGLLPVAADLSNRSGVNALLTYIQSLGRPVDVLVNNAGIFLPGEIHQEAEGTFETLMNTNVASAYHLTRGLVGDMISRRQGHIFMMCSTASITAYTNGGSYCISKFALLGMSRVLREELKPHDVKVTAILPGATLTASWQGTDLPEERFMKAEDVANSAWAAYSLSKNAVVEEILIRPQLGDI, encoded by the coding sequence ATGAATCCACTACTTGTTGTTACGGGAGGAACCAAAGGGATTGGTCGGGCTATTGCCGATCGATTTATAACAGAAGGGTTCGATACGATCGTCTGTGCCCGATCAGTTGAAGGGATAGAAGGTCCGGGCCTGCTGCCTGTTGCCGCTGATCTATCGAATCGTTCGGGTGTAAATGCCTTGTTGACTTACATTCAATCGTTAGGTCGCCCAGTCGATGTGTTAGTAAATAATGCCGGGATATTTTTACCGGGCGAAATTCACCAGGAGGCCGAAGGAACCTTTGAGACGCTGATGAATACGAACGTGGCCAGCGCTTACCACCTGACGCGGGGGCTGGTTGGGGATATGATTTCGCGTCGGCAGGGACATATTTTTATGATGTGCTCTACAGCCAGCATTACAGCCTATACGAATGGTGGGTCTTACTGCATTTCAAAATTTGCTCTGCTGGGCATGAGCCGGGTTTTGCGCGAGGAATTGAAACCCCACGATGTGAAAGTTACGGCTATTTTGCCGGGTGCAACGCTTACGGCTAGCTGGCAGGGGACCGATTTGCCTGAAGAGCGATTTATGAAAGCTGAAGATGTCGCTAACAGCGCCTGGGCGGCTTATTCGTTGTCAAAAAATGCTGTGGTTGAGGAGATTCTAATCCGCCCCCAACTTGGCGATATTTAG
- a CDS encoding Do family serine endopeptidase: protein MKSNWKLIALIALFSSGITLAAYHLLGFNNRDVIFNESSPIQAITGRLASMPGGPTAAPGDFSTAAEAVTPTVVHIRTTMTRTVRQQQVPDIFREFFGDDAFGGGQRQPRRQQGQASGSGVIISKDGYIVTNNHVVQDADEVEVIMTDKRSFKAKVIGTDPLTDLAVIKVDANNLPAITLGDSDALKLGEWVLAVGYPLDLESTVTAGIVSAKGRRIGILDQNINKNDAKPDSPVEAFIQTDAAINPGNSGGALVNLRGELVGINSAIASATGYYSGYGFAVPVSLVKKVSADLLKYGNVQRGYIGIMPIELNSTVAKEKNVKVGRGIYVDQVVDNGAAEAAGLKKGDVITKMEGQPLDSDAQMREIIGRRRPGDVLTVTVNRDGTERDFKVELRNRNGGRDIIKKTDITPSATSLNSLGAQFEDLSAQDAKQLGISGGVRVKKITDGKLAETDVEEGFIIVKANGKNVKTTKDLQSIMSTVKEGEGLMLIGMYPNSSRMYYYAVPV, encoded by the coding sequence ATGAAAAGCAACTGGAAATTAATAGCGTTAATAGCTCTATTTTCGAGTGGCATAACGCTGGCCGCTTACCACCTGTTGGGTTTCAACAACCGGGACGTGATTTTTAACGAATCGTCGCCTATTCAGGCGATCACGGGTCGTCTGGCATCGATGCCAGGGGGACCTACCGCAGCTCCGGGCGATTTCTCGACTGCTGCTGAAGCTGTAACACCAACGGTTGTACACATTCGGACTACAATGACCCGCACTGTACGTCAGCAACAAGTTCCTGATATTTTCCGGGAGTTCTTTGGCGACGACGCATTTGGTGGTGGTCAGCGGCAACCTCGCCGACAACAAGGACAGGCTTCGGGCTCAGGGGTAATCATCAGTAAAGATGGTTATATCGTTACGAACAACCACGTAGTACAGGATGCCGACGAGGTCGAAGTAATTATGACCGACAAGCGCAGCTTTAAAGCGAAAGTTATTGGTACTGACCCACTTACCGATCTAGCAGTCATTAAAGTAGACGCTAACAACCTGCCTGCCATTACGCTGGGCGATTCAGACGCTCTAAAATTGGGCGAATGGGTACTGGCAGTTGGTTACCCTCTTGATCTGGAATCGACGGTAACGGCTGGTATCGTGAGCGCTAAAGGACGTCGGATTGGTATCCTGGATCAGAACATCAATAAAAATGATGCAAAACCTGATTCGCCGGTTGAAGCGTTTATCCAGACGGATGCCGCTATCAACCCTGGTAATTCGGGTGGTGCTTTGGTAAACCTGCGTGGTGAACTGGTTGGTATTAACTCAGCGATTGCTTCGGCAACAGGTTATTACAGCGGCTATGGCTTCGCCGTTCCTGTATCGCTGGTTAAGAAAGTATCAGCCGACTTGCTGAAATACGGCAACGTGCAACGCGGTTATATTGGTATAATGCCAATTGAGCTGAACAGCACGGTCGCTAAAGAGAAAAACGTTAAAGTTGGCCGTGGTATCTATGTTGATCAGGTTGTTGACAATGGTGCTGCTGAAGCTGCTGGCCTGAAAAAAGGTGACGTTATTACCAAAATGGAAGGTCAGCCATTGGATTCAGATGCTCAGATGCGCGAAATCATCGGTCGTCGTCGTCCAGGTGATGTTCTGACTGTAACTGTTAACCGTGATGGCACCGAGCGTGACTTTAAAGTAGAGCTTCGCAACCGGAATGGTGGTCGTGACATTATCAAGAAAACCGATATTACGCCATCGGCCACTTCGCTGAACTCGCTGGGCGCTCAATTTGAAGATCTGTCGGCTCAGGATGCCAAACAGTTAGGTATTAGTGGTGGTGTTCGGGTGAAGAAAATCACCGATGGTAAACTAGCCGAAACGGATGTAGAAGAAGGGTTCATTATCGTAAAAGCAAACGGTAAAAACGTTAAAACGACAAAAGACCTTCAATCCATCATGTCGACTGTAAAAGAAGGGGAAGGCTTAATGCTGATTGGCATGTATCCCAACAGTTCGCGGATGTACTACTACGCAGTGCCTGTATAA
- a CDS encoding acyl carrier protein has translation MSDIAQKVKNIIVEKLGVEESEVTPEASFTNDLGADSLDTVELIMEFEKEFNLPIPDDEAEKISTVGLAIEYLEKHIGK, from the coding sequence ATGTCGGACATTGCACAAAAAGTTAAGAATATCATTGTTGAGAAACTAGGTGTTGAAGAATCAGAAGTTACGCCGGAAGCAAGCTTCACCAACGATCTTGGTGCCGATTCGCTTGATACGGTTGAGCTGATCATGGAATTTGAAAAAGAGTTCAATCTCCCTATCCCAGACGATGAGGCTGAAAAAATCTCTACGGTTGGTTTAGCTATCGAATATCTCGAAAAACACATCGGCAAATAA
- the gmd gene encoding GDP-mannose 4,6-dehydratase encodes MKKALITGITGQDGAYLTELLLAKGYEVHGIKRRSSLFNTQRIDHLYEDPHEKKVHLKLHYGDLSDSTNVIRIIQEVQPDEIYNLGAMSHVRVSFDEPEYTAQVDGIGTLRILEAVRLLGLTQKTRIYQASTSELYGGVQGHAQSETTPFYPRSPYAVAKLYGYWITVNYREAYDMFACNGILFNHESPLRGETFVTRKITRAVARIGLGLQDKVYMGNLDSLRDWGHAKDYVEAMYLILQQDKPEDYVIATGVTTSVRDFIRMAFAEIGVELAFSGEGDAEVGTVVSSTNPDFPVEIGKAVVCIDPRYYRPTEVDLLLGDPTKAMTKLNWQPKYDLPALVKDMMTADIDLFRRDQLLARSGHQILNYYE; translated from the coding sequence ATGAAAAAAGCGTTAATTACCGGGATTACAGGGCAGGACGGTGCCTATTTAACAGAGTTATTGTTAGCAAAAGGATATGAAGTACATGGTATCAAACGCCGTAGCTCGTTATTCAATACGCAACGGATCGACCACCTGTATGAAGATCCGCATGAGAAGAAAGTACACCTGAAACTCCATTACGGTGATCTTTCTGATTCGACCAATGTCATTCGAATTATTCAGGAGGTACAACCTGACGAGATTTACAACCTCGGCGCTATGTCGCACGTGCGGGTAAGTTTCGATGAGCCCGAATATACGGCTCAGGTGGATGGTATCGGAACGCTACGGATTCTGGAAGCTGTTCGTTTGCTGGGCTTAACCCAAAAGACACGCATTTATCAGGCTTCTACATCTGAGTTGTATGGTGGGGTTCAGGGACACGCTCAATCAGAAACAACACCATTCTATCCTCGCTCTCCCTATGCAGTTGCTAAACTATATGGCTACTGGATTACGGTTAACTATCGGGAAGCGTACGATATGTTTGCCTGCAACGGAATTCTGTTTAACCACGAATCGCCACTACGGGGTGAAACCTTCGTGACGCGTAAAATCACCCGTGCCGTTGCCCGTATTGGTTTAGGCTTGCAGGATAAAGTATATATGGGAAATCTGGATTCGCTGCGTGACTGGGGTCATGCCAAGGATTACGTAGAGGCCATGTATCTGATTCTGCAACAGGACAAACCCGAAGATTACGTTATCGCTACGGGTGTAACGACCAGCGTTCGAGATTTTATTCGGATGGCGTTCGCCGAAATTGGTGTTGAGCTAGCTTTTTCCGGTGAAGGCGATGCTGAAGTTGGTACTGTGGTTAGTTCAACGAATCCTGACTTCCCGGTTGAAATCGGTAAAGCTGTTGTTTGCATTGATCCTCGCTATTACCGGCCAACCGAAGTGGATCTGCTGCTTGGCGATCCAACCAAGGCAATGACAAAATTGAACTGGCAGCCTAAATATGATTTACCTGCTCTTGTGAAAGATATGATGACGGCTGATATTGACCTCTTCCGTCGCGATCAGCTTCTTGCCAGAAGCGGGCACCAGATTCTGAATTATTACGAGTAG
- a CDS encoding TIGR01459 family HAD-type hydrolase, translating to MQLTDFKTVAANYKVIFFDAFGVLKNSEGILPGIEKTFDWLRETGKDFYVLTNDASRGPHELAESYYRQGFYAITPERIISSGMLAREYLDLKVHNGTVAYLGTEKSAHYLQTTGLTTLPISHLDLKDIDDINALVLLDDEGFDWNTDLTKTVNLLRKRNIPVIVANTDATYPVSKNRISIAIGAVAKMIEGIVGKQFIRFGKPDAQLFMFAYERLDNAANISKRDILMVGDTLKTDILGGNKFGLDTALVLTGNTQPQDVEVQIRSTGIIPTYVCKSVVIR from the coding sequence ATGCAACTTACTGATTTCAAGACCGTAGCGGCTAACTATAAAGTTATTTTCTTCGATGCGTTCGGCGTTTTGAAAAACTCAGAAGGGATTTTACCAGGCATTGAAAAAACCTTCGACTGGCTTCGGGAAACCGGTAAAGATTTTTACGTTCTGACCAACGATGCGTCACGAGGGCCTCACGAACTGGCCGAATCCTACTATCGGCAAGGATTCTACGCCATTACCCCTGAGCGCATTATCTCGTCGGGGATGCTTGCCCGCGAATACCTCGATCTGAAAGTACATAATGGAACTGTTGCCTACCTAGGCACTGAAAAATCAGCCCATTATCTGCAAACAACGGGGTTAACCACACTCCCTATCAGCCACCTTGACCTGAAAGACATCGACGATATTAATGCGCTTGTTCTGCTCGACGACGAGGGTTTCGACTGGAATACCGATCTGACTAAAACCGTCAATCTGCTCCGAAAGCGAAACATTCCCGTTATTGTAGCTAATACGGATGCAACTTATCCTGTTTCAAAAAACCGCATTTCCATAGCCATTGGCGCAGTAGCCAAAATGATTGAAGGTATAGTAGGCAAGCAATTCATTCGATTCGGCAAGCCCGACGCGCAACTGTTTATGTTCGCCTATGAACGGCTCGACAATGCAGCCAATATTAGTAAACGGGATATTCTGATGGTAGGCGACACCTTAAAAACGGATATTCTGGGCGGTAATAAATTTGGACTTGATACCGCTTTGGTCTTAACTGGAAACACGCAACCACAGGATGTTGAAGTACAGATTAGGAGTACAGGAATTATTCCTACTTACGTCTGCAAATCGGTAGTTATACGGTAA
- the rnc gene encoding ribonuclease III yields MQLALPRSLFNPLAWFRSGHKDPRKNLRRSIGHIIGARPSNLGLYQLALRHTSASKATAIEGFRESNERLEYLGDAVLGMVIAEFLFKKYPYKDEGFLTEIRSRIVNRETLNGISRKIGLDQLIEYDGSRTRSLPARTSMYGDALEALVGAIYLDKGFRFSRRFILKNLLSHYDIESVVQNNGNFKSRLIEWAQREGKEIRFEIVSEKGNSHFREFIAQVLVDDEPFSTGSGYSKKKAEQAAAEKAFELLAIK; encoded by the coding sequence GTGCAACTCGCTTTGCCACGTAGTTTATTCAATCCCCTCGCGTGGTTCCGATCTGGCCACAAAGATCCGCGTAAAAATTTACGCCGGTCCATTGGTCATATCATTGGGGCTCGTCCGTCCAATCTAGGGCTATATCAACTGGCACTGCGTCATACATCTGCTTCAAAAGCCACAGCGATTGAAGGGTTTCGAGAATCGAATGAACGATTAGAGTATTTAGGCGATGCCGTTCTGGGGATGGTTATTGCTGAGTTTCTATTCAAAAAATACCCCTACAAAGACGAAGGCTTCCTCACCGAAATTCGCTCTCGGATTGTCAACCGCGAGACGCTGAACGGAATTTCCCGCAAGATCGGCCTCGACCAGCTCATCGAATACGACGGAAGCCGCACACGAAGTCTTCCCGCCCGTACGTCTATGTATGGCGACGCGCTCGAAGCGTTGGTTGGTGCTATTTACCTGGATAAAGGCTTCCGCTTTTCCCGTCGGTTTATCCTCAAAAACTTACTATCTCATTACGACATTGAGTCGGTCGTTCAGAACAACGGAAATTTTAAAAGCCGTCTGATCGAATGGGCGCAACGCGAAGGTAAAGAGATCCGCTTTGAGATTGTCTCCGAAAAAGGTAATAGCCACTTCCGCGAATTTATTGCTCAGGTACTTGTTGATGATGAGCCATTCTCGACAGGTAGCGGCTACAGCAAGAAAAAAGCTGAACAGGCAGCCGCTGAAAAAGCATTTGAGCTGCTGGCCATCAAATAA
- a CDS encoding SPOR domain-containing protein: protein MPCKLGVLSVLVVLTISGCASSRSVSSGSSTVDYNSYNEDLASVRPVYNPNPATSNPSTNRSTTPVTNPTNTPRRTDARKPNAPIEALHINRKLDLVMDTIATQNRSIRYAPGYRIQVYVGNQRQEAEAAKLLISQNFPELSPYLTYNQPTYKLKVGDFMRRLDAERYYSSIHRFVSSAQLQPDKVDIRRSLLIK, encoded by the coding sequence ATGCCTTGTAAATTAGGAGTATTATCGGTACTTGTTGTACTGACAATATCCGGTTGTGCCAGTAGTCGTTCGGTCTCGTCAGGCAGTTCGACAGTCGATTACAACAGCTACAATGAAGATCTGGCATCCGTACGACCTGTGTATAATCCGAATCCGGCTACCTCTAACCCATCAACTAATCGTTCTACTACCCCAGTAACTAATCCGACCAATACGCCCCGACGAACAGACGCCCGGAAGCCGAATGCACCTATCGAAGCCTTGCATATAAATCGTAAACTTGACCTGGTTATGGATACAATAGCCACTCAAAATCGGTCGATTCGTTATGCGCCTGGTTATCGGATTCAGGTTTATGTGGGTAATCAGCGACAGGAAGCAGAAGCAGCCAAGTTGCTGATCTCTCAGAATTTTCCAGAACTTAGCCCTTACCTTACGTATAATCAGCCAACTTATAAACTAAAAGTAGGCGACTTTATGCGTCGCTTAGATGCGGAGCGATATTATTCATCGATTCACAGATTTGTGTCATCAGCCCAGTTACAACCCGACAAAGTGGATATTCGGCGTAGCCTATTAATAAAGTAA
- a CDS encoding Hsp20/alpha crystallin family protein, producing MSTLVRTNSNFPSLIENFFGRDVNDFFNTSHSAFTYVPAVNVAEHPDGFRIEVAAPGLKKENFKLHLNHNNLTISGSQETKTEDSEKPAEKYTRREFSYSSFQRTFTLPTSVDADRIQATYTDGILKIDIPKREEAKVKPPRQIEIGG from the coding sequence ATGAGTACGTTAGTGCGCACGAACAGCAACTTTCCGTCGTTGATCGAAAACTTTTTTGGCCGCGATGTGAACGACTTTTTTAACACAAGCCACTCTGCCTTCACCTATGTTCCGGCAGTAAACGTAGCCGAGCATCCGGATGGTTTTCGAATTGAGGTAGCAGCACCTGGTTTAAAGAAAGAAAACTTTAAGCTGCACCTAAACCACAATAACCTGACTATTTCAGGGTCGCAGGAAACCAAAACGGAAGATTCGGAGAAGCCTGCTGAAAAGTATACGCGTCGGGAATTTAGCTATTCTTCGTTTCAGCGGACGTTCACCCTACCGACCTCCGTTGATGCTGATAGGATTCAGGCAACCTACACGGATGGTATTTTGAAAATTGACATTCCGAAACGCGAAGAGGCCAAAGTAAAACCACCTCGTCAAATTGAAATCGGTGGTTAA
- a CDS encoding SCO family protein: MAYWAPKTVKTFRTAFSKNSLIVVAILTVACQSDPVQHLPYYNTPDFSPIFLDSQQDTARKVPHTIGNFSFTDQNGATTTQKVIEGKIHVADFFFTSCGAICPKMTRHMQLVEKAFPNDDNLILLSYSVTPWIDSVARLKTYCQTNGIQAKNWHFLTGNKSEIYQLARQSYFAEEELGFSKDSTNFLHTEHFLLVDKYKRIRGIYNGTLELEMQQLIADIRTLKKETD, from the coding sequence ATGGCTTATTGGGCACCAAAAACTGTAAAAACGTTTCGGACAGCATTTTCAAAAAATAGCCTGATTGTGGTAGCTATTCTAACGGTAGCCTGCCAGAGTGATCCGGTTCAGCACCTGCCGTACTACAACACCCCCGACTTCAGCCCAATTTTCCTCGATTCCCAGCAGGATACGGCTCGAAAAGTGCCACACACGATTGGTAACTTTTCATTCACCGACCAGAACGGAGCCACTACTACCCAGAAAGTGATTGAAGGTAAAATTCACGTAGCCGACTTTTTCTTCACATCCTGCGGAGCCATATGCCCCAAAATGACCAGACACATGCAGCTAGTCGAAAAGGCATTCCCAAATGATGATAATCTGATTTTGTTGTCTTACAGCGTTACCCCCTGGATTGATAGCGTTGCCCGGCTAAAAACCTACTGCCAGACAAATGGCATCCAGGCTAAAAACTGGCATTTCTTAACCGGTAACAAATCGGAAATATATCAGCTTGCCCGTCAGTCGTATTTTGCCGAGGAAGAGCTGGGTTTTAGTAAAGACAGTACGAATTTTCTGCATACCGAACATTTCTTACTGGTCGATAAGTACAAACGCATTCGGGGTATTTACAATGGCACGCTTGAGCTTGAAATGCAGCAACTTATAGCCGACATTAGGACGTTGAAAAAAGAAACAGATTGA
- the fabF gene encoding beta-ketoacyl-ACP synthase II: protein MTFKRVVVTGLGALTPIGNDVTTYWNNLAAGVSGAGPITKFDASKFRTQFACEVKGLDVSQYIPRQEARKMDAFTHYALIATDEAVRDAGLNLDTLDKNKVGVIWGSGIGGLKSFEDEMIDYAKGDGTPRINPFFIVRMIADSASGQISMRYGFRGTNYVTVSACASTNNAIIDAFNYIRLGRLNMCVVGGSEAAVTKAGIGGFNANRALSERNDSPQTASRPYDKDRDGFVMGEGAGSIILEEYEHAQARGAKIYAELIGGGMSSDAYHITAPHPEGLGAFLGMQDALNDAGIAPEEIDYINTHGTSTPIGDPQELKAIHQLFGEHSFKLNISSTKSMTGHLLGAAGAVEAIACIKALEHQIVPPTINHFTNDDEIDPRFNLTFNVAQARPMTTVMSNAFGFGGHNAIVIFRKLS, encoded by the coding sequence ATGACATTCAAGCGAGTAGTAGTGACCGGCCTCGGTGCGTTGACACCCATTGGCAATGATGTAACCACTTATTGGAACAACTTGGCCGCCGGTGTAAGCGGGGCCGGTCCCATTACGAAGTTTGACGCCAGCAAGTTTCGTACGCAATTCGCCTGCGAAGTAAAAGGACTGGACGTTTCTCAATACATTCCGCGGCAGGAAGCCCGTAAGATGGATGCATTTACGCATTATGCACTCATCGCTACCGATGAAGCTGTTCGGGATGCCGGATTAAATCTCGATACGCTTGATAAAAATAAAGTCGGTGTTATCTGGGGATCAGGTATTGGCGGTCTTAAGTCCTTCGAGGATGAGATGATTGACTACGCCAAAGGCGACGGTACGCCCCGCATCAACCCCTTCTTTATTGTCCGCATGATTGCCGACAGTGCATCGGGGCAAATTTCGATGCGCTACGGATTCCGGGGAACCAACTATGTAACTGTTTCGGCCTGCGCGTCAACCAATAATGCCATCATTGACGCCTTCAACTACATCCGGTTGGGTCGGCTCAATATGTGTGTAGTTGGTGGCTCAGAAGCGGCCGTTACAAAAGCTGGTATTGGTGGCTTCAATGCCAATCGGGCTTTATCAGAACGAAACGATTCCCCTCAAACAGCTTCACGCCCTTATGACAAAGATCGCGACGGGTTTGTCATGGGCGAAGGCGCAGGGTCCATCATTCTGGAAGAGTATGAACATGCTCAGGCTCGGGGCGCTAAAATTTATGCAGAGTTAATTGGTGGTGGTATGTCGTCGGACGCTTATCATATTACCGCTCCGCACCCTGAAGGATTAGGCGCATTTCTGGGCATGCAGGATGCCTTGAATGATGCGGGTATTGCACCAGAAGAGATTGACTACATCAATACGCACGGTACGTCAACCCCTATTGGCGACCCGCAGGAATTGAAAGCGATTCATCAACTGTTTGGTGAGCATTCATTCAAATTGAATATTAGCTCAACTAAATCTATGACTGGTCACCTGCTAGGTGCTGCCGGGGCCGTTGAAGCAATCGCGTGTATTAAAGCATTGGAACACCAAATCGTTCCGCCGACAATTAATCACTTCACCAACGACGATGAAATTGATCCGCGCTTCAATTTAACCTTCAATGTGGCTCAGGCTCGTCCGATGACGACCGTTATGAGCAATGCATTTGGATTTGGAGGCCACAATGCCATCGTCATTTTCCGTAAACTTAGCTGA
- the murB gene encoding UDP-N-acetylmuramate dehydrogenase: protein MLSIQSHVSLKPYNTFRIDASARYWVDISNEDDLQTLLQLAEFLDTPKLILGGGSNVLLCQNFDGLAVKVSFQGIDVVREDDTHVYVKAGGGVNWHQLVMHCVDQDYAGIENLSLIPGTVGAAPMQNIGAYGVELEQVFDSLTAVHIQTGHTRTFGHADCAFGYRESVFKRELKGQYIITSVTLRLDKVPTFHTRYGAIQETLADMGVSEDNLSIKAISEAVIHIRRSKLPDPAQIGNAGSFFKNPEIPKAQFNQLKANYPTLPGYPVGDDFVKVPAGWLIEQAGWKGYRSGDAGVHAKQALVLVNYDKATGNQILALAKQVQESVQKKYGITITPEVNIIR from the coding sequence ATGCTGAGTATACAGAGCCACGTGTCGCTAAAACCGTATAATACGTTTCGGATTGATGCCAGCGCACGCTATTGGGTCGATATTAGTAACGAAGACGACCTCCAAACGTTACTTCAACTAGCTGAATTTTTGGATACTCCTAAATTAATTCTCGGTGGAGGCAGTAATGTCCTTCTCTGCCAGAATTTCGACGGATTGGCCGTTAAAGTAAGCTTTCAGGGTATCGATGTAGTGCGAGAAGATGATACGCATGTGTATGTAAAAGCGGGTGGGGGTGTAAACTGGCACCAACTGGTTATGCACTGTGTCGATCAGGATTATGCAGGGATTGAAAACCTATCGCTTATTCCGGGTACAGTTGGCGCTGCTCCCATGCAAAATATTGGCGCTTACGGCGTTGAACTCGAACAGGTATTCGACTCATTAACGGCCGTACATATTCAGACAGGTCATACCCGAACCTTTGGCCATGCCGATTGTGCATTTGGCTATCGCGAGAGCGTTTTTAAACGTGAACTCAAAGGCCAGTATATAATCACCAGTGTTACACTACGACTCGATAAGGTTCCAACGTTTCATACACGCTATGGTGCCATTCAGGAGACACTAGCTGACATGGGTGTTTCGGAAGATAACCTGTCGATAAAAGCCATCAGTGAGGCTGTGATACATATCCGACGAAGCAAGCTTCCCGATCCGGCCCAAATCGGGAATGCCGGTAGTTTCTTTAAAAATCCGGAAATCCCCAAGGCTCAGTTCAACCAGCTAAAAGCAAACTACCCAACCTTACCAGGCTATCCTGTCGGCGATGACTTTGTGAAGGTTCCGGCTGGCTGGCTTATTGAGCAGGCTGGTTGGAAGGGCTACCGATCGGGCGATGCAGGTGTCCATGCTAAACAGGCACTTGTCCTGGTCAATTACGACAAAGCGACGGGGAACCAGATTCTGGCTCTTGCTAAGCAGGTGCAGGAGTCCGTTCAGAAAAAATATGGTATTACAATCACACCTGAAGTCAATATTATCAGGTAA
- a CDS encoding toxin-antitoxin system YwqK family antitoxin — protein MCIALLWLASCSGHVASDKLPAFEATTVHVHWQNGLAVENNHPFTGMVYTLAENKKDTVEIVGFRDGKEQGEWKRFYENGKLAEKRFFNKGQKVGDLTAWWPDGSLRMAYHFANGEYNGVCREWGSTGLLLKEMTYKDGYEEGSQKQFYDNGKIKANYVMIAGKRYGLLGTKNCVNATDSLFKL, from the coding sequence ATGTGTATTGCTCTTCTGTGGCTGGCTTCCTGTTCGGGACATGTAGCATCCGACAAGTTGCCAGCCTTTGAAGCAACCACTGTACATGTGCACTGGCAAAATGGCCTGGCCGTTGAAAATAATCATCCCTTTACGGGCATGGTTTATACGCTTGCGGAGAACAAAAAAGACACCGTTGAGATCGTTGGGTTTCGAGATGGGAAAGAACAGGGTGAATGGAAACGCTTCTACGAGAATGGCAAACTAGCCGAAAAGCGATTCTTCAATAAAGGTCAAAAAGTGGGTGACTTAACCGCCTGGTGGCCAGATGGTAGCCTGAGAATGGCTTACCACTTCGCAAACGGTGAATACAACGGAGTTTGCCGGGAATGGGGCTCAACAGGCTTATTGCTTAAAGAAATGACTTACAAAGATGGCTATGAAGAAGGCTCCCAAAAGCAGTTTTACGACAACGGAAAAATAAAGGCCAACTATGTCATGATTGCTGGGAAACGATACGGTTTATTGGGTACCAAAAACTGCGTAAACGCGACGGATAGTCTGTTCAAGCTATAA